Genomic window (Neurospora crassa OR74A linkage group VI, whole genome shotgun sequence):
AGGATCTATTTCTTGGTGAGCATCCCCTCCCCAGCTCCAAGTCCAATAAGTTCAAAGCTCGGAGCAATTGCTCGGAAAGAACCGAGCAAAAGTgtaagagagagaggtgaTGGGAGAGGGGCAACTCAGAGCCAGTCTCGGAAGAAGCTCGGAACTAGAGCTGACGGCGACACAAGAACGTCCTGTTCCCGTGACGGTGGTGTTCGGGGTGGTGATTCTGGTGGGTGTGGTATCGAGCGGATGGCTGACGCCGACACGGTTTCCGTTCAGGAACTTGATCGATTCGTCCATGTCCTCAGATCTCAAAGTCCAGCGCCTGGCAGAATTGCCAAGTTTCTTCTCTGCTTACTTCTGCGACATTGTCAAGgaaaaaagtaatatgagGTATCGAAGCTCCTAGATGTGGACTTTAAGGGAGCAAGTGAGCGGCGCAAgaacgtacctacctctaggttccAGCCGGTGATGAACTCCGGAGACGGAGAGGTTGACCGCGTTTGAAGACATGGAGTAGTTCAATGACGCACTTGAAGACATTGTAGTTCCTGCGCCAAGATCTTGGGACGGCGAGAGACACGAATGGAGCCTCAGTCATactacaggtacctacctactgtagGAACACTGGACTCCTGCGGCGTCAATCTATCGCCTCCAGACTTTCCAGTCCTCAGACGTTGGGCTCTACGTGTAAGCTTCACTCATGATTCATCTGTTCTAGACAAGGCTCGCCCAGATATTGACCTGTCACTTCCCCAGATTTTCCCCAACTTTTTATATACTCCGAGATCCCAACGGTCTAGGCCACGTTTCCATCAGATAGAGAGCGAACCACACCTCGCAACCATGCCAGTATCAAGTAAAGCAGTCGGATATAAGGTGCTGGACCCAAATCCACCGTGGTCATCACGCGTCACGAGCTTATGCTGTGTCTCCATGATATAGTAATGGTCTGGCTGACAACAATTCATCGCTGAGGTCATGGACGGACAAACTCATTGTTGGTTGATGACCGAGACTGGAAGGCTAGACAGTAAGGCCGAGGAAGGAGTCTTTGGACCTCAGAACTGACAGCAGGATCTTGCACTTTGCGTTTTGTCTGGTGAGAAATGTGACGAATGCCACTTGCAAAATGCCGATGCCAGTGCCCGTAGTCATCTTGTGACGAGCTAAGAATCTGCAATGTAGTCGTGACAACTTGGCTGTGTCACCTTCCTTGTCTATCTTATTCCAGCCCAGGACATTTCTTACTCCAGTCGACTTTCAAATTGGGTTGTGCTACTCATTCGGTTTTTGGGCACCTAGGCCATGTGAGCGCTTCCCCTCCCTGAATTCTTTGTCTTCGTTCCTACAGCATTCAATGATCAGTTAGGTAGCTTTGTGAAACCAAGCCCTTATAACCTTCTCAAGCTTTCTGGCTTACAGATACAGTCCTCGTGGTCTATCGGGGAGCATACGCAACTACAAGCTGTCCCGAACAACCGGAGTGAACGTGATACTCGAATTCCACCCCAATTTGAACTGACTGTAGTGAGTAACCGGACTACCTCATCCGTCAGCAGTGGCGCACCTCCCTTTGACCATTTCAGACTCTCTGCTTCAATAAACATAGAATCAATCAATGCTCGACTACCTAACTTGGCCTTCTTTTTCGTTTCAGTTTTCGTTTATTGCTCGTTCAAAGGAAGAAATGGTGTGAATGATAGAGAACACCCGAACCCAGCCGGAAAACTAGGCACTCTTCGACGCACAACTCTGGATTGACAAATCGATTGAGGCCGTTGTTATCGACATTAGCATTCGTCAAGTTTCCTATGGGGTATAAATTCTAGAAAACCACCGCTCTTTTCGACCAAGTCGCTTGCTCATGACACTTCTCCAGAAGACAACGAGAACAACCGCCTTCGCCAACGCCATCAAGCCTTATGATTATACAGCTTACGCCAACCAATCCCAAATCTTTTCAATTATGGTGACAGGAGGCTTATACTCTCTCTGCCAATGCTCATCCTCTGCATCAAGCGCCGCCTTTCCAGTCGTGAGATCGGCCTCCGATGGTTTTATGACCTTTGGTCGCTTGATAATCTTCCAGCCACCGTAcagaaggaagaagatggggatGCCAATGTAGGCAGCGATGAAATCTGtttgtaaatattattagtacttcTATTGAGTGAAGCAGGGACACGCCCGGGGATCTCCACGAGGTGGTTGCTACATAGGCAAAACGGTGACATGGACGAAGTCAAGGGAGACTTACCAGCGACATCCCAATTGCCTTTGATGAAGACAGCAAACCCGCTGAAAATGATAATGACAGCAAAGTAGATAAGCGCGAACCATGCCGTGTATGGTTGAAACCTGCTCTTGAAGACCAAGGTATCGCGGCTAATGCCCTGAGCCTTTAGCGCCTTGTAGAAGCGAAGGTAAGCAACGCAGATGGAGCACCAGGTGAAGAGACTAGCGATGGTCGTTAAGTTCTGGAACCAGCTGAACGCCTTTGCGGCACCACCGTTGGGATCGACAGAGAGGTAAGTGAGACCGCCGATGATAGCCGTGGCGGCAACGGCGTAATAGGGGACACCCTTCTTGCTGCAAGTGAGGAAGATACGTGGGGCCTGACGGTTCTGCGCCAaagcgtagaggtagcgaGAGCCGGTGTAAAGGAAGGCATTGCCAGAGGAAGTCGCGGAAGTCAAGATGACAgcgttgatgatggagggcAAGACGGAGATGCCAGCGTTCTTGATGCCAATAACCCATGGGGAGGCAGCAGCGTCGGAGCGGCCTTCGGCCTGAGCATCAAGGAGGCCCTTGTCGTTGGAAGACACAAGGACACCAATGGCGAGAGAACCCAAGACGTAGAAAAAGAGAATACGCCAGAAGACACGACGAACGGCCTTGGGGATGTTCTTGCGTGGGTTTTCGGCCTCACCAGCGGCAACGGCGACCATTTCCACACCGCCGTAGGAGAAGGCAGCGTTGACGAGGGTAGAAAAGAGACCCAAAAAACGACCAAGGTCGCCGTGCACCTGGGGTGGATACTCTTTCATGGCGCCCGGGTTCTTCCAGTAGCGAAAACCAAGACGTTCGTGGCGCGGGTTTCCGCCAAGGTCGACAATGAAGGCCATGATGAGCAGGCCGACAATGGTGATAAGCTTCATAGATGCAAACCAGAATTCGGCCTCGCCGTAGAGAGAAACGGCAAAGATGTTGAGAAAAATAATAACAACCCAGATGATGCTGATCCACACGGCGACGTTGACGCTTTGAGCACCTTCCCAGAAGCCGATGACAAGAGAGGCGGCCGAGATTTCGGCGCATAGAGTGATGGCGGCGGAGTACCAGTTATTCCAACCGACAGCAAAACCGAGAGCATCGTCGACGTATCGAGCGCAGAACTGAGGGATAGCAccgggaagaggaagccatGTGGCCATCTCACCGAGACACTGCATCATACCGAAAACAGCGAGACCGGTGAAGGTATAACCGAGCAGGATGGAGAGAGGGCCAGCGTGGGTGAAGGCATTTCCGATGCCGAGGAAGAGACCGGTACCAATAGTTCCGCCCAGAGCAATGAACTGAATGTGACGCGACTTGAGACTATGGTTGTCGTCAGCGCCGTGATTGCTGAGACGAGATTGGAGTGGTACTCACCCACGACTCACGTAGCCATACCTGGCCGCTTCGTCCTCACCCCCAAGGACAGCGGCACCCTCCATGTAGGCATCGTTTTTCCTCTCGGACGAGCTGTGTCGTGAAGGGACGCCGGCCAATTCCGGGTCGGAAGAGTGTAGGTGTTTTTCCGCCATCGTTTCGACGTCGATGTTTGGAAGCGGGAGACGGTGGTCAGAGTAGCATCAGTAGTGCGACAAAAGACTGGCTGCAGGCGCAACGCGTCAGGAAGGAGGGAGATCTGGGGTATTATAAAGGACGGGTGACaagaagggaggggggaCGATATGTGTGTGCAAGGTTGAAGGTTCATGTCCCGTCCAGCCCATACCTTGTTCATCCAATATCCGCGTGCGTCCTGGACGGCATAGCTACGCACACTAGTACTGGATGATGAACATGgctttgcttcttctttgttaCACTTGACCGGGATCGTTGTCGGTGTCTCATATTGCAACCCTCCTATTGCCGGGTAGCACGCCACCAGTCTGCATGGCCAAATGTCCTGCCAAATGAGAGACTGGCCAATGGGCATAATTTGGCGGAGAGATATATTCACAGCATCGCTGTAAGACAGTCCCTGAGTACCACACTGGGTCGCCAACCGCAGCCTTGGTGTCCGCCTTCGATGGAGTCCAGCTGCGATGATGGCGTACGAGGCTGTGTGGGGGGTTGACTTGAAGATAACAGGTCCGTTTTTGGAACGGGTACGCCGTGGTTTGGGAATGGTCGACTGGCTGCCATGTCCGTCACTGGTCGGGAACCAGGTTAGTCCTTGGCCACCTTCACCCCACTGCCTCCAGAGAGCTTTGACATGATATCGTTTTTGCATCACACTGGAGGAGTTGAACGTGTAAGCGACAAGCGAAAACAGAAGGGAATTAGTAGTGCTTTTGTCCACTGGACTGTATATCGGAGGACACTGACCGATTTGGATTGCTGATCCGGCATCGTCTGCCAGTCTCAAAGTGCATCGGACGCATACCACTCTCCTGGGACACTCGGGCATGTACCATAGGTGGTCTGGAGCCTCTGCCCCTGCTAGGTGTCAGCCCAACCGCGGAGTGCCATCGATGTTTCTCTTGATGCCTTTATCGTCCAGATGGCAGTGGTCATGGCAAAGCGACAGGGCAGATTTCGTAGTACTGAAGTGACACCGGGCAAGGCAAGACGGCGCAAGGCCGTTGACCTGACCAGAAAACGGGATCGGTCATCGGACGGGCTTCTAGCTGATTCTGACAATTGAGGTGCTTGCCAGTCGATTGTTGGTGGGTGTCGCACTGATTGTCGGTTCGGTGATCCCTCGTTTCTGGAACACATGCCGTCCAGTCTCGTCGGAGGGTCGTCCACCAGTTGGCACAAACAGGCAGAACTAACTGAAGAGAACATTCCGGCACTGCAGTGGGCTGCTCTGCCATTCGGTCCACGCACtctggaaggaaggaagtcaTCGTCCCAGATTGAGACTGCAGTGCCTGCTTCCTGGGCTGCCACCCGTCGAACGACACTGCCTCCCACGTCCCCCGTCGTCGTGTCTTATCACTTGACGTCGCGCGATTGGTGCGAGTGGCATGTGAATGGTTCCCATCCGGGGAAGGTACGGAAATCCACTCTGATGCCAAGCTCGCCAAGAACCCCAGACCGGAAGGTGCGCTAAAACCACTAAACAAGGGCCCAATTAGCCCACTATATCCACTGACGCCTCCCTAAAAGCGGGCGCTATTTGAGTCCTCCACTCTTCACTTCAGCCAAGCCGGGTGCCTTCTTGTCATGTGGATCCCATCTTTTGTCTCGACTTCATTCGATCCTTCTTTTATTCAAGCTTTTTTTCCCCAAGATGAACCAAGCCGGGACAAGACATGTCGAGCACGCCAAAGGCGATCAAGCAACGGGCTGACAAAGGGGTGGGAGCAGTTAAGCTTTTGGGACGAGGGGACCATTGGTCTCATTTCCCTTTCCCAGGCAAGAGAGACGGGAGCAGAGGCGGGACTGGAGCACTTCCATCCCGTCCTTTCCCAACGTTGTCGATTGGGCGACCAACATCCCGTCCATGTCGAGTCGATGAAACATACCGTACCTATCGTACGCGTTCCTTATCACGATCTTGTCCCATTTCGGCCACCGGTTCCCACCCCCATTCTTCCTCGCTTGTCGGCCAATGTCGTCGCGTTCCCCCCCTCTGCGCTCCCAGTCATgataaggaaggaaggttGCTCGAGTTCGGGTGGAATGTCTCCTTCCTTGGACATGGAATCGAAACACTTTCATCGATACTTTCCGAAACCAGTTCTCAGGATCGTCAGTTGGACCCTTCCGTAGTCATCAACAAAGAACATTGTCTGCGTTCGTCCGAGGGACTGCCCGTTCTGCCCAGCCCGCCCGGTCCAGTCCACCCAATCTACCAATCCCCATTCGACAACCGCTTCGACCATTCAGATGAAGCCATTCACCAGATAGATTGGGTGTTATTGCGGCCATGGCTTGCATCCCACCCACTACCTATActtaggtagtgtacacaccTCCCTGGTCACCACGCACAACCAGGGGCAATTCCCCCATTCCATTTCTGCGTAGTACCATGTAGCCCCCATTTGTTCCCTTGTCCTGCCTGCTTCTCGAACCGAAGTCCAGACTGAGAGGATCCTTCACCTGCTTCAACCCGTACTATGAACCGATAACTGAAGCGAGCtgcgaaaaaaagaaaaggcaaACTGCCTTCTTCACACGCATCTCAAGATGTGGCCTTCCGTGTCTGGTGCACAACAGTTTTTTGACACCTTACTAATTGACGAGAAATCTTTGCATTGATCCATACAGTTCTCAAACATGGTGGCATGGAGCCGTTGACAGCCTCCTTCATGCTGAAAGGCTAGTGCTTACCAGCATGTCTTATCTTCACCGTTCTGACCGTTCAATTGTGCGCACTTCTCGGTCAGTGGAACACAGCCTTTCTTTACTGTGCCATCTGCCTACTTACGGGGCCCATGGTGACTCCATTTCACTTGGACTCAACAGCATCGGGTCTTGGTGAACCTTACGTTCTCACCATTTCATGGAAGCAAAGATGACCCAATGGTAGACATGACTTCAAAATTTGCACTTTACAGCCACTCGGTCTAACAAGAACCTCAGTCACCAGCTGTTCAATCATGCCAAGCCCATCCGAAAAACGATGAGCACAAGATTTCCATGTCGGAGGCGAGGTTCAGGCGAGGTGCCACAGACACACGACCTTCCTGTCGCGTGCGTGGCGTCTCCCCCCCTCAAGGCTTCGCATCGAGGCAGACAGCTTCTGCTGCAACTCAACAACTCAGCTCCTCAAAATGTGACCTTGGGCTTACATTGAAACAACCTCAAAAACAAGATTCGAGGTTCTAGaatccttctctttccccAACCAGTTACGATCCCATCCAAGCAGTTTGGTCTGAACATGTTGGCCACCGCGGCCGACCCAGCGACCATTGCAAGGGTCCCACACGTACCATGAGCCACCATCAATGAGCCATTTTATTCCTTCATTAGGAATTTCGATTGGGTAAATGCATATATATGTTGCTCAGCCTGAAGTGTACCTCTGGGTAGCCGAGGTATCTTATGCCCACGGTTAATTGGTACTTGTGGAAAGCGGTCTTCGTAGGAGAATTCGCCCTGTATCTGTAAACCGTAGCGATGTGAGAAGGACTGGATGTTTCTGCTGAAGTACTTCAACCCTTGTGCTATCACATCACAAGGCTGCAAAGCCGACACTGCAACACTTGTCGATTTGCTGTGTTGAGATTGCTATATTCCTCTTGGCCATCCAGTCATAACCTTTCTACTCATTTCCTTACCTAACAGTGGcgtcatctccatctcttcccCGGGCCAAAGGACCCTTGGGTTCACATTGATGGCTTCATGGCTTCATTTCCCCGTGGGGTAATACCCTTACAACCAGCTTCGAGGTGTCTTCCCGTGTTTGATATATGCCTTGAGGGAACATCATTTTCACTTGATGCATTCTGAGGGCTGGAGGTGCCCCTAATTCCCTTCGCCTTGGAAGGCAGTAGATACCGGCGAAAGGGATCAAAGGTCTTGCATATGGTACACCCAACACGATCATTTTCAGGGCCTGATCACATGCCCCGACTTTTCCACACAGGAGACATTGAGTTCATGTCACCAACTTACAGGTACCTACTGTAAAGCAGCAATGGAGGTCACATTCGATTGAAGTGCCGGGAAACTTGCTTCACTTTTTGTTTCACTTCAAGCGCGCGATCAGTGCCTGTCAGGGCTCTTGTTCAGGCGGCCGCTTTCAGTACCTAGTTCTTCTTCGACCTGCAAACGAATGCCACCCGCTGCATAGTACAAACCGACGGAACTCACCTTGATGAATTACCATGCATCCATTTTCGAGCCATACGGAGTGCGTAGAGATACTGGACAATGGGTGCGGTTTGTGTTCGTGTTGAACGGTTTGAAGGGAAGTCGACCCTTCTTGCCGTCTGATCGAAATGTCTCATGTTTCGCCGCTGGCAAATTCATCTACTCGGGCATAATGCCTGCCGAAACGGCTCGGAATGCTGGGCGTGCACGTGCGTACTCGATTGGGAAAAAAGAGGATattgaccctaaccctccttTCTTATCAGAATGTCAGGATAGGAGCGGAAACTTCTGCACTTTTACCAATTATTGTAGGTCGAGAGGGGCTAATTCTGGTGACGGGAGTCTGGTGATTCTGGCCAAAATTGAGAGGTTTCATGTGTGTTTGTATTTGAATTTCTTCTGTCAACTCCTTCTCTCTCCGAAATCAAGCATCATTAGCTAGAGGTAATCAGAGCGCGTAGATAAAGGGAACGTGTCTGATCCTGCTGCCCGAGTCAAAGGATGTGGGGCGTGCTCCGCGCTACAGTACCTCTAACAACCAAACCAGGGGCAGCATTGAGTGCCCTGATGTGTATTGCCCCGCCATCTCCCAATACATGTGTCGTCGGAATAAAGTCAAAAGTACAAGGTGTATTAGTTTTGGAAATACCAGAACAATCCAGAATCAACAGCAATTGTCACCGTCAACACGTCGGCATGCGGTTCCGATTCGGCGCTCTCCCGGAGCGTTCGGCAAGTTTCCGCAGCGGGGGCTTTGATGATCTTCGGCGCTAACGAGCGTGCGACGGCGAAGGGAACTGGGAATGGGGTCAAAAGTGGGCTCGGCATTGACGCGTGGGAAATCGGACAGGATTTATGACGCCGTAGTCAAGCTTACAAATCGCTCTCGGATGCCTTTTTGAACCActcctttcccctttcttcGAGTCCTTCCCTCCTTTCACCAGGTATCACCAATCCGCTAAACACCACAAACAGACATCACAATGGCCTCTAACCCTCCCTCCAAGTGCTGCGTCATGGGCTTCCGCCATGAGTAAGTTTGACAACCAACCTCCCTACACCACTGTCTGGTCGCTGACACCTGCTTGCTTCCAGGGGCGAGCCAACCGGCACCATGACCAAGGTCGCCGACAAGTGGGACGCCTACATCGCCCAGCCCACTGGCTCCCAGAAGACCGGCAaagccctcctcttccttcccgACATCATCGGCATCTGGCAAAACTCCAAGCTGATGGCCGACCAGCTGGCCGCCCAGGGCTACCTTACCATGGTTCTCGACATCCTCAACGGCGACCCGCTCCCGCTCAACCGCCCCGACGACTTCGACATCATGGGCTGGCTGACCAAGGGCAGCACCGGCGATAACCCGCATACCAAGGACTTCGTTGATCCCATTGTGCAGGCCGGAATCAAGGCTTTGAAGGAGCAGTATGGAGCGACCAAGATCGGAGCGTTGGGATACTGCTTTGGTGCCAAGGTAAGCTCCgtccctttctcttttctgcCCCCCCACTGGAAGCGCTGGTCTTTTCGCCTTTCAGTTGCCAACAGTCACTGACATGCCCAAAAGTCCCTTGTCCGCAACATGACGGCCACCGCCCCCTACACCGGCATCGACGTCGGCTTTGTCGCCCATCCCTCCTTcgtcgaggaggaagagctcgCCGCCATCTCCGGCCCTTTGGccattgccgccgccgagactGACTCCATCTTCCCTGCCGAGCTGCGCCACAAGTCCGAGGAGATCCTCAAGGAGACGGGTCTGCCCTACCAGGTCACCCTGTACTCTGGCGTCTCCCACGGCTTCGCCATGCGCGCCGATCTCAGCAAGAAGCCGGAGAAGTTTGCGAGGGAGCAGGCGTTTGCGCAGGCTGTCGCTTGGTTTGGAGAGTATTTGGAGTAAAGGGGATGGAGTAGATGAGATACCCGAACCTGGTTGGAGGTGTTTGCTAATTGCTTGCCCGGGAGCAAGCGAGAGAGCGAATACCGATCGTTGTTGATACGTAAATGTACGAACCAAAGGACGATTTGATGAATGTGAAGAACAAAAGTACAGTCGCATAAAGCCCACACGCCCGTTTCCCTCCTTCATATCATGGCAGCTTCATGGTCCATCCACCCAACTCCATGCCTGGCTCCATTCCGCTCGATTTTAGAGAGCCTTGTGGTAAACTCTATACTTAGCCTTCCTCGCCAACAACGGCCCTAGTTCCGGAATCCCCTCCGACAAATCCATCTCCTTGACATTTTTATACCCAGCTCTCTCGTACCAACCGGCCAGCTTCGTCTTCTCCTCATGTTCCCACCCGTCTCCCGCCACCAGCTCCACCtgca
Coding sequences:
- a CDS encoding amino-acid permease inda1, whose amino-acid sequence is MAEKHLHSSDPELAGVPSRHSSSERKNDAYMEGAAVLGGEDEAARYGYVSRGLKSRHIQFIALGGTIGTGLFLGIGNAFTHAGPLSILLGYTFTGLAVFGMMQCLGEMATWLPLPGAIPQFCARYVDDALGFAVGWNNWYSAAITLCAEISAASLVIGFWEGAQSVNVAVWISIIWVVIIFLNIFAVSLYGEAEFWFASMKLITIVGLLIMAFIVDLGGNPRHERLGFRYWKNPGAMKEYPPQVHGDLGRFLGLFSTLVNAAFSYGGVEMVAVAAGEAENPRKNIPKAVRRVFWRILFFYVLGSLAIGVLVSSNDKGLLDAQAEGRSDAAASPWVIGIKNAGISVLPSIINAVILTSATSSGNAFLYTGSRYLYALAQNRQAPRIFLTCSKKGVPYYAVAATAIIGGLTYLSVDPNGGAAKAFSWFQNLTTIASLFTWCSICVAYLRFYKALKAQGISRDTLVFKSRFQPYTAWFALIYFAVIIIFSGFAVFIKGNWDVADFIAAYIGIPIFFLLYGGWKIIKRPKVIKPSEADLTTGKAALDAEDEHWQREYKPPVTIIEKIWDWLA
- a CDS encoding dienelactone hydrolase: MTKVADKWDAYIAQPTGSQKTGKALLFLPDIIGIWQNSKLMADQLAAQGYLTMVLDILNGDPLPLNRPDDFDIMGWLTKGSTGDNPHTKDFVDPIVQAGIKALKEQYGATKIGALGYCFGAKSLVRNMTATAPYTGIDVGFVAHPSFVEEEELAAISGPLAIAAAETDSIFPAELRHKSEEILKETGLPYQVTLYSGVSHGFAMRADLSKKPEKFAREQAFAQAVAWFGEYLE